One segment of Solanum stenotomum isolate F172 chromosome 1, ASM1918654v1, whole genome shotgun sequence DNA contains the following:
- the LOC125859041 gene encoding F-box protein At4g18380-like, which translates to MLIHEENEEDLFDRLPDAILLTIFDKLQDAKSLSISSSLCKRFRFLTTQTHHISLAIPSQKYHKSLPFSSRNKFIRFFLKPFQFVYRQISQWNQICMPCDNTQKKSDSYSCCTCSYASSSPAEILRNFTEIKELEIRVPSNGGGGDSDSLLKWKGEFGSQLKNCLIVGGISLSPICNNDRIDNGDAPIRELELQRMANEDLKLRIVWIISSLIAASARHCLLEEVIKEKKLLNKVVIMDDIGQGKVCMNGEQVEEMRRDAEVFSSKMPALKVKMWYSPELELPEGGCVMKGATLVVVKPVEEWSKADDGGDLVAKGFGFAGDGKEEKVFDEVARELVKLERSYSLEMNSF; encoded by the coding sequence ATGTTAATTcatgaagaaaatgaagaagatttgTTTGATCGCTTACCAGATGCTATCCTCTTAACAATCTTCGATAAACTTCAAGATGCTAAATctctttcaatttcttcatcTCTCTGCAAGCGTTTCCGCTTCCTCACAACCCAAACACACCACATTTCACTCGCAATCCCCTCACAAAAATACCACAAATCATTGCCTTTTTCCAGTAGAAACAAATTTATTCGATTTTTTCTCAAGCCTTTTCAGTTTGTTTATCGACAAATCAGTCAATGGAACCAGATTTGTATGCCCTGTGATAATACACAGAAAAAGAGTGATAGTTATAGTTGTTGTACTTGTTCTTATGCTTCTTCATCTCCGGCTGAAATACTGAGAAATTTCACCGAAATCAAGGAACTCGAAATTCGAGTTCCCAGTAATGGCGGTGGTGGTGATTCAGATTCGTTACTGAAATGGAAAGGTGAATTTGGTAGTCAATTGAAAAATTGCTTGATTGTTGGTGGAATATCACTTTCCCCAATTTGTAATAACGATCGAATTGACAATGGCGATGCTCCAATTAGGGAACTAGAGTTGCAACGGATGGCAAATGAGGATTTGAAATTGCGAATTGTATGGATAATTTCGTCGTTAATAGCAGCATCAGCGCGGCATTGCTTGTTAGAAGAAGTGATTAAGGAGAAGAAATTGCTGAATAAAGTAGTGATTATGGATGATATTGGTCAAGGTAAAGTTTGTATGAATGGTGAACAAGTAGAGGAAATGAGGAGAGATGCAGAGGTTTTTTCGTCGAAAATGCCGGCGTTGAAGGTGAAAATGTGGTATTCGCCGGAGCTGGAGTTGCCGGAGGGAGGATGTGTGATGAAGGGGGCGACGTTGGTGGTGGTAAAACCGGTGGAGGAGTGGAGCAAGGCGGATGATGGCGGAGATTTGGTGGCGAAAGGGTTTGGTTTCGCCGGAGATGGGAAAGAGGAGAAGGTGTTTGATGAAGTTGCTAGAGAATTGGTTAAGTTGGAAAGGAGTTACTCTCTTGAAATGAattccttttga
- the LOC125863480 gene encoding phytochromobilin:ferredoxin oxidoreductase, chloroplastic has translation MECFSSPGWFSISTPSFLGLKSKNKLSLNRKCRSFNKDGSRCMSMSQTADESSGFSYKKLIHFALEETNTHTLLAPSPLQEKYSSLLAMDDKTELQMLSFEAPKIRLLRSLCIEGSDGMQVLDFAAFPKPEFDLPIFCANFFTTAKMNIIVLDLNPLHDIMDQEDYKEKYYKDLIPLGLKYSELLPWGGKLTSESLRFFSPIVIWTRFSSSPHNHSVLFSAFKEYYQAWLELMNRSDEETDAFQIALNCEAQHKYLTWRSEKDPGHGVLKRLIGEDLAKNVIREFLFNGVSDLGSKTFLDYFPEYRCEDGKVNEKRSMIGKSFENRPWNARGEFIGDRVKIV, from the exons ATGGAGTGTTTTTCTTCACCAGGCTGGTTTTCCATATCTACACCTTCTTTTCTTGGACTGAAAAGTAAGAATAAACTTAGTTTgaatagaaaatgtagaagcTTTAACAAAGATGGAAGTAGGTGTATGAGTATGAGCCAGACAGCAGATGAAAGCTCTGGTTTTTCTTACAAGAAGTTGATTCATTTTGCTTTAGAAGAAACCAACACACATACCCTTTTGGCCCCTTCTCCATTGCAG GAGAAATACAGTTCTTTATTGGCCATGGATGACAAAACGGAACTACAAATGCTTTCTTTTGAAGCCCCTAAAATTCGACTCCTTCGGAGTCTATGTATTGAAGGGAGTGACGGCATGCAG GTATTGGATTTTGCTGCATTCCCGAAACCGGAATTTGATCTGCCTATCTTCTGTGCCAACTTTTTCACTACTGCTAAGATGAACATAATTGTACT GGACCTCAACCCATTGCATGACATCATGGATCAAGAAGATTACAAGGAGAAGTACTATAAAGACTTGATTCCTCTAGGCCTCAAGTATTCTGAG CTTTTACCCTGGGGAGGGAAGCTCACCAGCGAGTCTCTGAGATTTTTTTCACCAATAGTCATATGGACAAGATTCTCATCTAGTCCACACAACCATTCAGTTTTATTTTCTGCATTCAAGGAATATTACCAG GCATGGCTTGAGCTAATGAATAGATCAGACGAAGAAACTGATGCTTTCCAAATCGCTCTCAATTGTGAAGCTCAGCATAAATATTTGACATGGAGATCCGAAAAA GATCCAGGACATGGAGTTCTGAAAAGACTGATAGGGGAAGATCTTGCCAAG AATGTGATTAGGGAATTCCTATTCAATGGTGTTAGTGATCTTGGGAGCAAAACATTTCTTGATTACTTTCCTGAGTACAGATGTGAAGATGGTAAAGTAAATGAAAAGCGCAGTATGATCGGAAAATCATTCGAAAATCGACCATGGAATGCAAGAGGAGAATTCATAGGTGATAGAGTTAAGATAGTCTGa